The Alcaligenes faecalis sequence GCGGCGTTGTACCGGCTTCTGGCCATCAGTCAGGTCGGGCAAAGCTCGTCCACGTACCACTGAAACGGCGTAATCCAGATAAGCCTGTTCCGCGTAAGTTGCCAGCGTGATGCTATCGTCCGATCCCGCCGGCTCAAAATCCAATTGATTGCTGTCCATAAATAACTCTTAAATCGGGCTCAGACGTCCAGATCGGCCAAATTGCCTTTTTCTTCCAACCAGGCACGGCGGGCAGAGGCCTCGCCCTTGCCCATCAACATGGTGAACATGGCTTGCGTGCCGCTCAGCCCATCTTCGCCCCAATGCACGGGCAATAAACGACGGGTATCCGGATTCATGGTGGTGTCCCACAACTGCTCCGCACTCATTTCACCCAGGCCTTTGAAACGGCTGATGCTCCAGGACTCGTTGCGTATGCCTTCGTTGCGCAGTTTTTCCAGAATCGCATCCAGTTCACCCTGATCCAGACAATAAATCTTGCGAGCCGGGCGTTTGCCGGCGGCAGGCACGTCTACGCGGAACAAGGGAGGGCGAGCCACATACACATGACCAGCCTCGATCAGCTTGGGGAAATGGCGGAAGAACAAGGTCAGCAAGAGCACCTGAATGTGCGAGCCGTCCACGTCTGCATCAGACAGGATACAGATGCGGCCATAGCGCAAGCCGGACAGATCCGGCTCGGACTGGGCGTCGTGCGGGTCCACACCGATAGCCACGGAAATATCATGAATTTCCTGGTTGGCGAACAGACGATCACGGTCCACTTCCCAAGCGTTCAACACCTTGCCACGCAGAGGCAAGATGGCCTGAAACTCCTTGTCACGGCCCATCTTTGCAGAACCACCGGCCGAGTCCCCCTCGACCAGAAACAGCTCCGACCGCTCCAGATCGTGCGATTCGCAATCTGTCAGCTTGCCAGGCAACACGGCCACGCCCGAACTTTTACGCTTTTCCACTTTTTGGGCCGAACGGGTACGGGCCTGAGCCTGACGCACCGCCACTTCTGCCAATTTTCGACCCTGATCCACATTCGCATGCAGATGCAGTTCCAACGCATTACGCACATAGCCGCTGACCAGACGCACAGCATCGCGACTGTTCAATTTTTCTTTGATTTGCCCCTGGAATTGCGGGTCTAGCACTTTGGCCGAGAGCACAAAGCTGGCACGGGCAAAGACGTCCTCGGCCTGCAGTTTGACACCTTTGGGAATCAGGCTATGCAGTTCAGCAAAACTGCGCACGGCTTGA is a genomic window containing:
- a CDS encoding DNA topoisomerase IV subunit B translates to MKLSTTRYDESSIRVLKGLEPVRQRPAMYTRTDNPLHIVQEVIDNAADEALAGFARTLTVTLLEDGGIQVEDDGRGIPVGLHPEENAPVVELVFTRLHAGGKFDKLNGGAYAFSGGLHGVGVSVTNALSRRLEVLVWRDGQANEIVFADGELEQPLTQTGTVGKRKTGTRVRVWPDAKYFDSAQIPLAQLTHILHSKAVLLEGVTVELVQQKTGQRQQWRYEDGLRGYLQEEMEGVELLVPLFEGRQYAPQDDDNFSAGEGAHWVVAWALDSNIVRESYVNLIPTPAGGTHESGLRDGLYQAVRSFAELHSLIPKGVKLQAEDVFARASFVLSAKVLDPQFQGQIKEKLNSRDAVRLVSGYVRNALELHLHANVDQGRKLAEVAVRQAQARTRSAQKVEKRKSSGVAVLPGKLTDCESHDLERSELFLVEGDSAGGSAKMGRDKEFQAILPLRGKVLNAWEVDRDRLFANQEIHDISVAIGVDPHDAQSEPDLSGLRYGRICILSDADVDGSHIQVLLLTLFFRHFPKLIEAGHVYVARPPLFRVDVPAAGKRPARKIYCLDQGELDAILEKLRNEGIRNESWSISRFKGLGEMSAEQLWDTTMNPDTRRLLPVHWGEDGLSGTQAMFTMLMGKGEASARRAWLEEKGNLADLDV